The Archaeoglobus neptunius nucleotide sequence CCTGCTCGCGGACAGCTAACGTGGCCCTCGTGGACGGTGCGTAGCCTACATCCGGGAGGCCACCCGCCCCTCTCGAAACAATTGCACTCGACCCTCTTGGAAATGCACTCGAGGGAGGTAGTGGCGCACTCCCCACTGACTGAATTTGTGCCCTGCTAAGAACATTCGATGTTACCGTCGTGGTAGTCGTGCCGACGCCCCCTGCTCCGCCTACGCTACCATTCGTCACTCGCACCGTACCAGCTCCGGCCCTACCGGCGACACTCGCAGTGGCACCTGCGGCGACACCCACGGCGGCAGAACTGCCAGATAACATCGCCGCTCTGCCAACGGCTCGTGCACCCAATCCCGCGAGCATGGGGGCACCACCGACGATGTTTCCGGAGATCATTATCCCAATCAACCACGGAAAGAGCCCCGATACGATGGGAGCCGATAGCATGTACGCAACTAATCCGGCGATATCCGAATTTTTGAGACTGTTCGTGATCATTGCTAAGCCTATTGCAGTAATTGGTCCGGCGAGTAAGAGCCCACTGAGGAGAGTCAGGTAGTGTCCGACTACCCTCTTAAACGCGGGGTGTAGGTAGGACACGAGCAAAATCGGTGACGCGACGATCATACTGTAGATAATCCAGTACCTCAACATGCCCATTATTAGCGTGATCAAACAGGCGACTACTGCAAATGCTGCGAGGTCTGCGAACCCCGGCGTGAAGTACCCGATTACCATTCCTAACGTAGCAAGTCCTGCCAAACCGCCGTACACCCATCCGAGGTCGATCTGCGAAGCTGAAATGCTCGTGATCGAGTTGAGAACCCCCGCCGAGATGTTGTATATGTACGGAGCCAACACCATTAGAATGACCACGACTATCGCGTCTTTCAGAGCAACGACGATTTCCTTACCGGGGTCCTCTCCGTGCATCGCCGAATACGCAAAGCGGAGAAGCAGGTACACACCCAGAACGCCCATCGCAATCGTCGTAACTGATTTGTACCACTGATAGTACATGTTGTCGTCCGAAATCCTGAAATAAGGCGCGTAGTAGAGCATTTGTATTGGCGTGTTTATCATCCCTCCGAGCGACGAAAACAATGTGTTCTGCACGAAATCCACTATTGCCCCGAATGGGAAAGGCAAAGAGTATCCTGGACTCACACCAACTCCCGCGTACCCCACACCCGTAATTCCGTCTCCGTCCGTAACCGTAGCCACGACGGCGTACGATCCCTCCGATTCGTACGTGTGCGTGACCTCTATAGAATTGCTGCTCGAAGAGTACTGTTCGACCACTCCATCCCCGTAGTCTATGACGAACTCGTAGGGAGGTTTGGGGCTGTCGGCAATAACTTTGAACGTGGCAGTGTCTCCCGGTTTGATGTAGCTGTCTTTCGTCGTGATGTAAACGATGTATCCCTGCCCAGACCACATATCGCTCCCCGAACCAGCCATGTCGGCGAGAGTTGAGAACAGGGAGATAGAGACGATGCACAACACAGTGGCAAAAAGCTGCCACTTCCCCTCTTCTATCTTACCAAGACTAAAGTATATAACAGACGCGACAAAAGATACCCCCGCTATCGCG carries:
- a CDS encoding PKD domain-containing protein, translating into MMDAQTFVETIFSWGLYAGAAMAIGLFILATIYRAMGNENYKRAYLASLIALILAVSGWDAVKQLVGTVDTSLFPEEWMIYAIAGVSFVASVIYFSLGKIEEGKWQLFATVLCIVSISLFSTLADMAGSGSDMWSGQGYIVYITTKDSYIKPGDTATFKVIADSPKPPYEFVIDYGDGVVEQYSSSSNSIEVTHTYESEGSYAVVATVTDGDGITGVGYAGVGVSPGYSLPFPFGAIVDFVQNTLFSSLGGMINTPIQMLYYAPYFRISDDNMYYQWYKSVTTIAMGVLGVYLLLRFAYSAMHGEDPGKEIVVALKDAIVVVILMVLAPYIYNISAGVLNSITSISASQIDLGWVYGGLAGLATLGMVIGYFTPGFADLAAFAVVACLITLIMGMLRYWIIYSMIVASPILLVSYLHPAFKRVVGHYLTLLSGLLLAGPITAIGLAMITNSLKNSDIAGLVAYMLSAPIVSGLFPWLIGIMISGNIVGGAPMLAGLGARAVGRAAMLSGSSAAVGVAAGATASVAGRAGAGTVRVTNGSVGGAGGVGTTTTTVTSNVLSRAQIQSVGSAPLPPSSAFPRGSSAIVSRGAGGLPDVGYAPSTRATLAVREQ